Proteins encoded together in one Bradyrhizobium sp. PSBB068 window:
- a CDS encoding tryptophan-rich sensory protein: MRLGRLVLFVVAVLGAGFAIGYLNRPDAWYAALNKAAFNPPNWVFAPAWSIIYLLIAIAGWRVWERGLRISRRIWLTQLALNFAWSPIFFSFHRPGTALAVILALLSAIVIFQVTTWKADKVSAILFAPYACWVAFASLLNVEMVRLN; the protein is encoded by the coding sequence ATGAGGCTTGGAAGGCTGGTCTTGTTCGTCGTGGCGGTGCTCGGGGCCGGTTTTGCCATCGGGTACCTGAACAGGCCCGATGCCTGGTACGCAGCCCTGAACAAGGCTGCGTTCAATCCGCCCAACTGGGTGTTTGCTCCGGCTTGGTCGATCATCTACCTGTTGATCGCCATCGCGGGCTGGCGTGTTTGGGAGCGGGGTTTGCGCATCAGCCGGCGAATCTGGCTGACGCAACTGGCTCTTAACTTTGCCTGGTCGCCGATATTCTTCAGCTTCCACCGGCCCGGCACGGCGCTTGCCGTCATCCTTGCCTTGTTGTCCGCAATCGTCATCTTCCAGGTCACGACGTGGAAGGCAGACAAGGTCAGTGCCATCCTCTTCGCCCCTTACGCGTGCTGGGTGGCGTTCGCCTCGCTGCTGAATGTCGAGATGGTCCGCCTGAATTAG
- a CDS encoding collagen-like protein — MADETTSRQGARGAPGPQGRQGEPGKPGPQGHPGRPGPEGPRGKPGPQGKAGVQGKAGPQGKPGAQGKAGVQGPRGEAGPQGPQGPAGPRGEAGPPGQLPSIEQVMPWLHMIFDAWEDYKRTKEREAAEQAERDAAERAAAEAIALEVDDIDLEEDDDEDGDHKKKKKHRKKDKK; from the coding sequence GTGGCTGACGAGACAACTTCCCGCCAGGGGGCACGAGGAGCGCCGGGGCCACAGGGCCGTCAGGGCGAGCCGGGAAAGCCCGGACCGCAGGGACATCCAGGGCGCCCGGGACCGGAAGGTCCGCGCGGCAAGCCGGGTCCGCAGGGCAAGGCGGGCGTGCAAGGCAAGGCAGGCCCTCAGGGCAAGCCGGGGGCGCAAGGCAAGGCAGGCGTGCAGGGTCCGCGCGGCGAAGCCGGTCCTCAGGGCCCGCAGGGTCCCGCCGGTCCGCGCGGTGAAGCCGGCCCGCCCGGCCAATTGCCGTCGATCGAGCAGGTGATGCCGTGGCTGCACATGATCTTCGACGCCTGGGAAGACTACAAGCGCACCAAGGAGCGTGAAGCCGCCGAGCAGGCCGAACGCGATGCCGCCGAGCGCGCGGCAGCGGAAGCGATTGCCCTTGAAGTCGATGACATCGATCTCGAGGAAGATGACGACGAAGACGGCGATCACAAGAAAAAGAAGAAGCACCGCAAGAAGGACAAGAAGTAA
- a CDS encoding (2Fe-2S)-binding protein has translation MIVCSCNVLSDHDVRNAVNGGGSVTRNAKQVYGCLGCSAECGRCARTIKAIIDEALGPCAKACCSGCPHSGHPHAANEDAEPAEFALAAC, from the coding sequence ATGATTGTCTGTTCCTGTAACGTCCTCAGCGACCACGATGTCCGCAATGCCGTCAATGGTGGCGGGTCCGTGACACGAAATGCCAAGCAGGTGTATGGCTGCCTCGGCTGTAGCGCCGAATGCGGCCGCTGCGCGCGCACCATCAAGGCGATCATCGACGAGGCGCTCGGTCCCTGCGCCAAGGCCTGCTGCTCCGGCTGCCCTCACAGCGGCCACCCGCACGCCGCCAACGAAGACGCCGAGCCGGCCGAGTTCGCGCTCGCGGCCTGCTGA
- a CDS encoding alpha/beta fold hydrolase: MIRLCAALVAALVSIAVPVMAADYPAPQDGEWIAKDFKFHSGEVMPELRLHYTTVGAPTGQPVLVLHGSGGSAASMLTPTFAGELFGPGQPLDAAKYYIIIPDGIGHGKSSKPSDAMRTSFPKYDYNDMVDAQYRLVTEGLGIKHLRLVIGNSMGGMHSWIWGVRYPQMMDVLVPMASQPTAMAARNWILRRTMLDTIRNDPDYNGGNYTSQPRMMKYAIAAYRFASAGGTLAYQTQAPSAPQADKMVDDQLALPVTADANDYIYQWEASHDYDPSAGMEKIEATLLAINAADDERNPPETGVTEAAVKRIKNGKIYLIPASSETRGHLTTGDAKFYSGQLQELLRVTPQRAM; encoded by the coding sequence ATGATCCGTTTGTGCGCGGCGCTTGTGGCCGCTCTCGTCTCGATAGCGGTACCGGTCATGGCTGCAGACTATCCCGCGCCTCAGGATGGCGAGTGGATCGCAAAGGACTTCAAGTTCCACAGCGGCGAGGTGATGCCGGAACTGCGGCTGCACTACACCACGGTCGGCGCACCGACCGGACAGCCGGTGCTGGTGCTGCACGGCTCCGGCGGCTCGGCCGCCAGCATGCTGACGCCGACCTTTGCCGGCGAGCTGTTCGGCCCGGGGCAGCCGCTCGACGCGGCGAAATACTACATCATCATTCCCGACGGCATCGGGCACGGCAAATCGTCGAAGCCGTCGGATGCGATGCGCACGAGCTTTCCGAAATACGACTACAACGACATGGTCGACGCGCAATACCGGCTCGTCACCGAGGGGCTCGGCATCAAGCATCTGCGGCTTGTGATCGGCAATTCGATGGGCGGCATGCACAGCTGGATCTGGGGCGTGCGCTATCCGCAGATGATGGACGTGCTGGTGCCGATGGCCTCGCAGCCGACTGCGATGGCCGCGCGCAACTGGATCCTGCGGCGGACGATGCTGGACACGATCCGCAACGACCCCGACTACAACGGCGGCAATTACACCAGCCAGCCGCGGATGATGAAATACGCCATCGCCGCCTATCGCTTCGCCAGCGCCGGCGGCACGCTCGCCTACCAGACGCAGGCGCCATCGGCCCCGCAAGCCGACAAGATGGTCGACGACCAGCTGGCGCTGCCGGTCACCGCCGATGCCAACGACTACATCTATCAATGGGAAGCCTCGCATGATTACGATCCCTCCGCCGGCATGGAGAAGATCGAGGCGACACTGCTCGCGATCAACGCGGCCGACGACGAGCGCAATCCGCCGGAGACCGGCGTCACCGAGGCTGCGGTCAAGCGGATCAAGAACGGCAAGATCTATCTGATCCCGGCGAGCAGCGAGACGCGCGGCCACCTCACCACCGGCGACGCCAAATTCTACTCCGGTCAATTGCAGGAGCTGCTGCGAGTCACGCCGCAGCGAGCAATGTAG
- a CDS encoding DUF2277 domain-containing protein, with protein sequence MCRNIKTLFNFEPPATEDEIHASALQFVRKLSGFNKPSQSNEAAFNLAVAEVSAAARKLLISLQTTAPARDREVEAEKARERSRLRFG encoded by the coding sequence ATGTGCCGCAATATCAAGACGCTGTTCAACTTCGAGCCGCCCGCCACCGAAGACGAGATCCACGCCTCGGCGTTGCAATTCGTGCGCAAATTGAGTGGCTTCAACAAGCCGTCGCAGTCCAATGAAGCCGCCTTCAACCTTGCGGTGGCCGAAGTCTCCGCTGCTGCGCGAAAACTCCTGATCTCGTTGCAGACCACGGCGCCGGCGCGCGATCGCGAGGTCGAGGCGGAGAAGGCGAGGGAGCGCTCGCGCCTGCGGTTCGGATGA
- a CDS encoding FAD-binding oxidoreductase, producing the protein MNVVQSAVPPLPPELLEKFRAIVGEKYAVTDAADIQPYTTEERNLFHGRSPLVLRPGSTTEVAAICKLASEHRIALVPQGGNTGLVGGQTPHNGEVVVSLRRLDKIRDIDVESNTMTCEAGVVLQIAQQKAADVDRLFPLSLGAEGSCTIGGNLSTNAGGTGALAYGVAREMALGLEVVLADGRVLNALSKLKKDNTGYDLRNLFIGAEGTLGIITAATLKLFPRPRAVETAYVGLKSPAAALKLLSISRDQAAGSLTSFELLADIAVDFSIRHGIDIRDPLESKHPWYVLMELSSSRDDARDTLEAILAQGMEDGIVDDAVIAANLSQRQAFWKLRDEMSAAQKPEGGSIKHDISVPVAAVPAFIEEANAAVVKLIPGARPVPFGHLGDGNIHYNVSQPVGANAADFLARWHDVNAVVFEIVLRMGGSISAEHGIGVLKRDELPDVKDKVAIELMRQVKALLDPLGIMNPGKVL; encoded by the coding sequence ATGAACGTCGTCCAATCAGCGGTGCCGCCGCTCCCGCCCGAATTGCTGGAAAAATTCCGCGCCATCGTCGGCGAGAAATATGCGGTGACCGACGCCGCCGACATCCAGCCTTACACCACGGAGGAGCGCAACCTGTTTCACGGCCGCTCGCCGCTGGTGCTGCGCCCGGGCTCGACCACTGAGGTCGCCGCGATCTGCAAGCTTGCGAGCGAGCACAGGATCGCGCTGGTGCCGCAAGGCGGCAACACCGGCCTGGTCGGCGGCCAGACGCCGCACAATGGCGAGGTCGTGGTGTCGCTGCGGCGCCTCGACAAGATCCGCGACATCGACGTCGAATCCAACACCATGACCTGCGAGGCCGGCGTGGTGTTGCAGATCGCGCAGCAGAAGGCAGCCGACGTCGACCGCCTGTTCCCGCTGTCGCTCGGCGCCGAGGGCAGCTGCACCATCGGCGGCAACCTTTCGACCAATGCCGGCGGCACCGGCGCGCTCGCCTATGGCGTGGCGCGCGAGATGGCGCTCGGGCTCGAGGTGGTGCTGGCCGATGGCCGCGTGCTGAACGCGCTGTCGAAGCTGAAGAAGGACAACACCGGCTACGACCTGCGCAACCTGTTCATCGGCGCCGAAGGCACGCTCGGCATCATCACCGCCGCGACCTTGAAGCTGTTTCCGCGGCCGCGCGCGGTCGAGACCGCTTATGTCGGCCTGAAGTCGCCCGCGGCGGCGCTCAAGCTGCTGTCGATCTCGCGCGATCAGGCGGCCGGCAGCCTGACGAGCTTCGAGCTGCTCGCCGACATCGCGGTCGACTTCTCGATCCGCCACGGCATCGACATCCGCGATCCGCTTGAAAGCAAGCACCCCTGGTACGTGCTGATGGAATTGTCGTCGTCGCGCGACGACGCGCGCGACACGCTGGAGGCGATCCTCGCCCAGGGCATGGAGGACGGCATCGTCGACGACGCCGTGATCGCTGCCAATCTGAGCCAGCGCCAGGCGTTCTGGAAGCTGCGCGACGAGATGTCGGCGGCGCAGAAGCCGGAGGGTGGCTCGATCAAGCACGATATCTCGGTGCCGGTCGCCGCTGTGCCCGCGTTCATCGAAGAGGCCAATGCGGCAGTGGTGAAGCTGATCCCGGGCGCAAGGCCGGTGCCGTTCGGCCATCTCGGCGACGGCAACATCCATTACAATGTCAGCCAGCCGGTCGGCGCCAACGCGGCCGACTTCCTGGCGCGCTGGCACGACGTCAACGCCGTCGTGTTCGAGATCGTGCTGCGGATGGGCGGCTCGATCTCGGCCGAGCACGGCATCGGCGTGCTCAAGCGCGACGAACTGCCCGACGTCAAGGACAAGGTCGCGATCGAGCTGATGCGGCAGGTCAAGGCGTTGCTCGATCCGCTCGGCATCATGAACCCGGGCAAGGTGCTGTGA
- the fabG gene encoding 3-oxoacyl-ACP reductase FabG, whose protein sequence is MALLDNHIAVITGAGSGIGRAIALGYGREGARVVLLDMNGDAAAEAAKEIRSAGGKADSFALDVTDRNACVAMAQQVADKVGPVSILVNNAGIARRNGMLGTEEAVIKDWEDIISINLTGVFNVTHSFLAPLRKNKGRIVNIGSIQSFVHLRTPSSPAYTASKHGVLGFTKALAAELGKDGVRVNAIGPGFIETPLNEKVRATNPDLVKVFMDHTPLGRAGKPEDIVGPAIFLASDLSAYVSGSIVMVDGGYRTL, encoded by the coding sequence ATGGCCCTTCTCGACAATCACATCGCCGTCATCACCGGTGCAGGCTCGGGCATCGGGCGCGCCATCGCGTTGGGCTACGGCCGCGAGGGTGCGCGCGTGGTACTGCTCGACATGAACGGCGATGCGGCAGCAGAAGCGGCCAAGGAGATCAGGAGTGCCGGCGGCAAGGCGGACAGCTTCGCGCTCGACGTGACCGATCGCAACGCCTGCGTCGCGATGGCACAGCAGGTCGCCGACAAGGTCGGGCCGGTCTCGATCCTGGTCAACAATGCCGGCATCGCACGCCGCAACGGCATGCTCGGGACTGAGGAGGCCGTGATCAAGGATTGGGAGGACATCATCTCGATCAATCTCACCGGCGTCTTCAACGTGACGCATTCCTTCCTCGCGCCGCTGCGCAAGAACAAGGGGCGCATCGTCAATATCGGTTCGATCCAGTCGTTCGTGCATCTGCGCACGCCGAGTTCGCCGGCCTACACCGCCTCCAAGCACGGCGTGCTTGGCTTCACCAAGGCGCTGGCCGCCGAGCTCGGCAAGGACGGCGTGCGCGTCAATGCGATCGGCCCCGGCTTCATCGAAACGCCGCTGAACGAGAAGGTGCGCGCCACCAATCCCGACCTCGTGAAAGTGTTCATGGACCACACCCCGCTGGGCCGCGCCGGCAAGCCGGAGGACATCGTGGGTCCTGCGATCTTCCTCGCCTCGGACCTGTCGGCCTATGTCTCCGGATCGATCGTGATGGTCGATGGCGGCTACCGGACACTGTGA
- a CDS encoding fasciclin domain-containing protein yields MKLSVLGSAATAVLIAFAGPLPEASAKEKTVMVGGAAMYPSKTIVANAVNSKDHTTLVAAVKAAGLVDTLSGPGPFTVFAPTNAAFRKLPKGTVETLVKPENKATLTRILTYHVVPGKLNADQLMDGQTLITVEGEPLTVRKTGGKVMIVDAKGGAATVTIPDVNQSNGVIHVVNSVLMPAS; encoded by the coding sequence ATGAAACTTTCCGTGCTTGGCTCTGCCGCGACTGCCGTGCTGATCGCATTTGCAGGTCCATTGCCTGAAGCCTCGGCCAAGGAAAAGACCGTGATGGTCGGAGGCGCTGCGATGTATCCGTCGAAGACGATCGTCGCCAACGCCGTGAATTCGAAGGATCACACGACGCTGGTCGCGGCGGTCAAGGCTGCAGGGCTTGTCGACACGCTGTCGGGACCGGGACCTTTTACCGTGTTCGCACCGACCAATGCAGCGTTCCGCAAACTTCCCAAGGGGACGGTCGAGACACTCGTGAAGCCCGAGAACAAGGCGACGCTTACCAGGATTCTGACGTACCATGTCGTTCCCGGCAAGCTGAACGCCGATCAGCTGATGGACGGACAGACCCTGATCACGGTCGAGGGCGAGCCGCTGACGGTCAGGAAGACCGGCGGCAAGGTGATGATCGTCGACGCCAAAGGCGGCGCAGCGACCGTGACAATCCCGGACGTCAATCAGTCGAACGGCGTCATTCACGTTGTCAATTCGGTGCTGATGCCGGCAAGCTGA
- a CDS encoding PQQ-binding-like beta-propeller repeat protein: MKLSAAIAVVLIWSCLPATAQQGGAALYAQRCAQCHDGTDTNIRAPSRAALQSRSFDEVLSAITTGAMASFAQGLTSDERTAIASLVTGKAASQAAAGNAGQCAQSEAGFPRAVDGPRWNGWGADLNNSRFQPAAMAGLTQDQIPRLRLKWAFGFSETSNANAQPTVVGGLLFVGGGDRKVHALDARSRCTRWVFPTEAPVRTAISLAPLDNGQSAIVFGDVRANVYAVNATTGALIWKSKVDDHLAARITGAPTVYSGVVYVGVSSIEEATGSRPTYQCCTFRGSVVALKAETGAQIWKTYTIADAPHPTRTNAIGTQLFGPAGASVWSAPTIDVQRKALYVATSNSYADPATDTSDAILAFDLSTGKMLWHQQATPKDSFVVACFGTDQSNCPQDRGPDHDFGQSPILVNLRDGHRELVIGQKSGVVHALDPDHEGKILWQTRIGKGGPLGGTEWGSAADQDRIYVANSDVRFLMDGSRRLNSSEGGGLFGLDLATGKIAMQVAPVAYGDRPQCSPALSAAVTAIPGVVFSGGVSGFLRAYATDDAKLLWEFDTAREYTTVNGVPGHGGAMDGPGPVVVDGMLYVNSGYAQWSGLPGNVLLAFEVGNP, from the coding sequence ATGAAACTGAGTGCTGCGATCGCCGTCGTCCTGATCTGGTCATGCCTCCCTGCGACCGCGCAGCAAGGCGGTGCTGCCCTCTACGCACAGCGCTGCGCGCAGTGTCACGACGGCACCGACACCAATATTCGGGCGCCGAGCCGCGCCGCGCTGCAATCAAGGTCGTTCGACGAGGTCCTCAGTGCGATCACCACGGGCGCGATGGCATCCTTCGCGCAGGGACTGACCAGTGACGAGCGGACGGCCATCGCCTCGCTCGTCACCGGAAAGGCCGCTTCGCAGGCCGCGGCCGGGAACGCAGGCCAATGCGCGCAGAGCGAGGCCGGCTTTCCCCGGGCGGTCGACGGGCCACGATGGAACGGCTGGGGCGCCGATCTCAACAACAGCCGGTTTCAGCCGGCAGCCATGGCCGGCTTGACGCAAGACCAGATCCCCCGACTGCGTCTGAAATGGGCCTTTGGATTTTCTGAGACGTCCAACGCCAACGCGCAGCCGACCGTGGTCGGCGGCTTGCTGTTCGTCGGCGGCGGCGACCGCAAGGTCCACGCGCTCGACGCCAGAAGCAGATGCACCCGCTGGGTGTTCCCGACCGAGGCGCCGGTCCGTACAGCCATCAGCCTCGCGCCGCTGGACAACGGTCAGTCCGCGATCGTCTTTGGCGATGTGCGCGCCAACGTCTACGCCGTCAACGCAACGACCGGCGCGCTGATCTGGAAGAGCAAGGTCGACGATCATCTGGCCGCCCGGATCACCGGTGCGCCGACTGTCTATTCCGGCGTCGTTTATGTCGGCGTGTCATCGATCGAGGAAGCGACGGGGTCTCGCCCGACCTACCAATGCTGCACGTTTCGCGGCAGCGTCGTGGCGCTGAAGGCCGAGACCGGCGCGCAGATCTGGAAGACCTATACCATTGCTGACGCCCCGCATCCGACCAGGACGAATGCGATCGGGACCCAGCTGTTCGGCCCGGCCGGCGCGTCGGTCTGGTCCGCCCCCACGATCGACGTTCAGCGCAAGGCACTCTATGTCGCGACGTCGAACAGCTATGCCGACCCGGCAACCGACACCAGCGACGCCATCCTCGCATTCGATCTTTCGACCGGCAAAATGCTCTGGCATCAGCAGGCCACGCCGAAGGACAGCTTCGTCGTCGCGTGCTTCGGCACCGACCAGAGCAACTGTCCGCAAGATCGCGGTCCCGATCATGACTTCGGGCAATCGCCGATCCTGGTGAATTTGCGTGACGGACATCGCGAGCTCGTCATCGGCCAGAAATCCGGCGTGGTCCACGCGCTGGATCCCGACCATGAAGGCAAGATCCTGTGGCAGACGCGGATCGGCAAGGGTGGCCCGCTGGGCGGGACCGAATGGGGCTCCGCCGCCGACCAGGACCGGATCTATGTCGCCAACTCCGACGTGCGGTTTCTGATGGACGGTTCGCGACGGCTCAATTCAAGCGAAGGCGGCGGCCTGTTCGGACTCGATCTGGCAACCGGGAAGATCGCGATGCAGGTGGCGCCGGTCGCCTACGGCGACCGCCCCCAATGCAGTCCGGCCCTCTCCGCGGCGGTCACCGCGATTCCCGGCGTCGTGTTCTCGGGCGGCGTGAGCGGCTTCCTGCGTGCCTACGCAACCGACGACGCAAAGCTGCTTTGGGAGTTCGACACCGCGCGCGAGTACACCACGGTCAACGGCGTTCCGGGCCATGGCGGCGCCATGGACGGCCCCGGACCGGTCGTCGTGGACGGCATGCTGTACGTTAATTCCGGCTACGCCCAGTGGAGTGGGTTGCCGGGCAACGTCCTGTTGGCCTTTGAGGTCGGCAACCCCTGA
- a CDS encoding GNAT family acetyltransferase, producing MPSASLAIAPITDADIAGVVALWQACGLTRPWNDPAADIALARRGPSSAVLVGRDAGAIVATAMVGHDGHRGWVYYVAVDPTRQGKGLGRVMMAAAEDWLRAAGVPKLQLLVRRENAKASAFYQTLGYEESTSVMLAKWLDGREATP from the coding sequence ATGCCCTCCGCCTCCCTCGCAATTGCACCAATCACCGATGCAGACATCGCTGGCGTCGTCGCGCTGTGGCAGGCCTGCGGCCTGACGCGGCCGTGGAACGATCCCGCTGCCGACATCGCGCTGGCACGGCGCGGACCGAGTTCTGCCGTGCTGGTTGGCCGCGACGCCGGCGCGATCGTCGCGACCGCGATGGTCGGTCATGACGGCCATCGCGGCTGGGTCTACTACGTCGCGGTCGACCCCACCCGCCAGGGCAAGGGCCTGGGCCGCGTCATGATGGCCGCAGCCGAGGACTGGCTGCGTGCCGCCGGCGTGCCGAAGCTGCAATTGCTGGTGCGGCGGGAGAACGCCAAGGCGAGCGCGTTCTACCAGACGCTCGGCTATGAGGAATCGACCTCGGTAATGCTGGCCAAATGGCTCGACGGCCGCGAAGCGACGCCGTGA
- a CDS encoding DUF2188 domain-containing protein, translated as MSHVIYKVVQHDGGWAYTVDGVFSEPFPTHAAALAAARRAANEQRVPGRTEAIQYETADGKWLTETASGSDRPETEVEDGR; from the coding sequence ATGAGCCACGTGATCTACAAGGTGGTCCAGCACGATGGCGGCTGGGCCTATACTGTCGACGGGGTGTTCTCCGAACCGTTTCCAACCCATGCCGCGGCGCTTGCCGCCGCCCGGCGCGCGGCCAACGAGCAACGTGTTCCCGGGCGCACCGAGGCAATCCAGTACGAGACCGCGGACGGCAAATGGCTGACCGAGACTGCCTCCGGCAGCGACCGCCCGGAAACCGAGGTCGAGGACGGGCGCTAG
- a CDS encoding helix-turn-helix domain-containing protein has protein sequence MSYASTVPSPEALLPSLAPNEIVPLLIGATVDEVERELVLQTLARCDGNRTRAARVLGLSVRTLRNKIREYSADGIDVPHSEHAAA, from the coding sequence ATGTCATACGCGTCCACCGTACCGTCGCCGGAAGCGCTGCTGCCGTCGCTGGCTCCAAATGAAATCGTCCCGTTGCTGATCGGCGCGACCGTCGACGAAGTCGAGCGCGAACTGGTGCTGCAAACGCTCGCGCGCTGCGACGGCAATCGCACCCGCGCCGCGCGCGTGCTGGGACTCTCGGTCCGAACCTTGCGGAACAAGATTCGCGAATATTCCGCCGACGGCATCGACGTGCCGCATAGCGAGCACGCCGCGGCCTAG
- the bfr gene encoding bacterioferritin, which yields MQGDPKVIDYLNKGLRSELTAINQYWLHYRMLNNWGLLEMGKVWRKESIEEMEHADKFVDRILFLDGFPNLQVLDPLKIGQDVKEIIECDLAAEIGARTLYQEAATYCHGVKDYVSRDLFEQLMKDEEDHIDFLETQLDLIKRIGLELYTQKHVGHLKGEDH from the coding sequence ATGCAAGGCGACCCGAAGGTCATCGACTATCTGAACAAGGGGCTGCGCAGCGAACTGACCGCCATCAATCAGTATTGGCTGCATTACCGGATGCTCAACAATTGGGGCCTCCTGGAGATGGGCAAGGTCTGGCGCAAGGAGTCCATCGAGGAGATGGAGCACGCCGACAAATTCGTCGATCGCATCCTCTTTCTGGACGGCTTCCCGAACCTGCAGGTGCTCGATCCGCTGAAGATCGGCCAGGACGTCAAGGAGATCATCGAGTGTGACCTCGCCGCCGAGATCGGCGCCCGCACGCTCTACCAGGAGGCCGCGACTTATTGCCACGGCGTCAAGGACTATGTCAGCCGCGACCTGTTCGAGCAGCTGATGAAGGACGAGGAAGACCACATCGACTTCCTTGAGACCCAGCTCGACCTCATCAAGCGCATTGGCCTTGAGCTCTACACCCAAAAGCACGTCGGTCATCTGAAGGGCGAGGATCACTGA
- a CDS encoding threonylcarbamoyl-AMP synthase — protein sequence MDTSLKTHVLPAGAAATATAAGVLAEGGLVAFPTETVYGLGADAGNAAAIARLYQAKGRPAFNPLIAHVADLGAARRIALFDGQALRLAEAFWPGPLTLVLPKALSCPVAELATAGLDTVAIRIPAHKVARDIIKAFGGAVVAPSANLSGHVSPTTAEHVNGDLAGRIDMIVDGGPVAVGVESTIVGCFSDPVLLRPGGLTRAEIERVLGHPLQSPPQDAESDGQPVAPGMLASHYAPRTPVRLNASDVHVGEALLSFGPAKVARRECASVEMNLSERGDLAEAAANLFGYLRTLDKRNADAIAVMPIPEDGLGEAINDRLRRAAVGR from the coding sequence GTGGATACAAGCCTGAAAACGCACGTTCTGCCAGCCGGTGCCGCCGCCACGGCCACCGCCGCCGGGGTTCTGGCCGAGGGTGGCCTCGTGGCGTTTCCGACCGAAACGGTTTACGGCCTCGGCGCCGACGCCGGCAACGCCGCTGCAATCGCCCGGCTCTACCAGGCCAAGGGCCGGCCGGCCTTCAATCCGCTGATCGCACATGTCGCCGATCTCGGCGCCGCCCGCCGGATCGCCCTGTTCGACGGACAGGCCCTGCGCCTCGCGGAAGCGTTCTGGCCCGGTCCCCTGACCCTGGTGCTGCCGAAGGCGCTGTCCTGCCCGGTCGCGGAACTCGCGACCGCCGGCTTGGATACCGTCGCGATTCGCATTCCGGCCCACAAGGTGGCGCGCGACATCATCAAGGCCTTCGGCGGTGCTGTGGTAGCCCCCTCGGCCAATCTTTCCGGCCATGTCTCGCCCACCACCGCCGAGCATGTGAACGGCGACCTGGCTGGCCGTATCGACATGATCGTCGACGGCGGCCCGGTCGCGGTCGGCGTCGAATCCACCATCGTCGGCTGCTTCTCCGATCCGGTGCTGCTGCGGCCGGGCGGGCTGACCCGCGCCGAGATCGAACGCGTGCTCGGCCATCCGCTGCAGTCGCCGCCGCAGGACGCCGAGAGCGACGGCCAGCCGGTCGCCCCCGGCATGCTCGCCTCGCATTACGCGCCACGAACCCCGGTCCGGCTCAACGCCAGCGACGTCCATGTCGGCGAAGCCTTGCTGTCGTTCGGGCCGGCCAAGGTGGCGCGGCGCGAATGCGCCTCGGTGGAAATGAACCTGTCCGAGCGCGGCGATCTCGCCGAGGCTGCAGCCAACCTGTTCGGCTACCTTCGCACGCTCGACAAGAGAAATGCGGATGCTATCGCCGTGATGCCCATTCCCGAGGACGGGCTGGGTGAGGCCATCAATGACCGGCTGCGCCGCGCAGCGGTTGGACGGTAA
- a CDS encoding GDP-mannose pyrophosphatase, whose amino-acid sequence MSIADRVRVKDVELLSKRRYELKSATFDYRRSNGEWQTQVREVYDRGNGAVLLPYNLGTRTVVLVRQFRYPAFANGYDDLLIEAAAGMLDDAAPEARIRAEAEEEIGYRLDHVRKVFEAFMTPGAVTEKLHFFVAEYDAAMRISDGGGLADEGEDIEVLELAIDGALAMISDGRIVDAKTIMLLQYAALHLFR is encoded by the coding sequence ATGAGCATCGCCGACCGCGTCCGCGTCAAGGACGTCGAGCTGCTGTCGAAGCGCCGCTACGAGCTGAAGAGCGCGACATTCGACTACCGCCGCAGCAACGGCGAATGGCAGACCCAGGTACGCGAGGTCTACGACCGCGGCAACGGCGCGGTGCTGTTGCCGTACAATCTCGGCACCCGCACGGTGGTGCTGGTGCGCCAGTTCCGCTATCCCGCTTTCGCCAACGGCTATGATGATCTGTTGATCGAGGCCGCCGCCGGCATGCTCGACGATGCCGCGCCGGAAGCGCGGATTCGCGCCGAGGCGGAGGAAGAGATCGGCTACCGCCTCGATCACGTGCGCAAGGTGTTCGAAGCCTTCATGACGCCCGGTGCGGTCACCGAGAAGCTGCATTTCTTCGTCGCCGAATACGACGCGGCGATGCGGATCAGCGACGGCGGCGGGCTCGCCGACGAGGGCGAGGACATCGAGGTGCTGGAGCTTGCGATCGACGGCGCGCTCGCCATGATCAGCGATGGCCGGATCGTCGACGCCAAGACCATCATGCTGCTGCAGTACGCGGCGCTGCATTTGTTCAGGTGA